One Amycolatopsis sp. NBC_00355 genomic window carries:
- a CDS encoding TetR/AcrR family transcriptional regulator, protein MEASRRPTARQRALLADLEALFLAEGFAAFTLDDIAARLRCSKSTLYALAPSKEQLAVKVVAQFFRGAAERIEERIAGIDDAPKLIGEYLAGVAEHLNRASATFMRDIAEFAPARETYQVNSRFAAQRIRAFIDKGVADGVFRDVHARLVAEMTGLIVEGIQTGVLAQRTEVSDAEAFTALGELLLGGLNK, encoded by the coding sequence ATGGAAGCCAGTCGCCGGCCCACCGCGAGGCAGCGCGCCCTGCTCGCCGACCTCGAGGCCCTCTTCCTCGCGGAGGGGTTCGCCGCCTTCACCCTGGACGACATCGCCGCCCGCCTGCGCTGCTCGAAGTCGACGCTCTACGCGCTCGCGCCCAGCAAGGAGCAGCTCGCCGTCAAGGTCGTCGCCCAGTTCTTCCGGGGCGCCGCGGAGCGGATCGAGGAGCGGATCGCCGGGATCGACGACGCGCCGAAGCTCATCGGCGAGTACCTGGCCGGCGTCGCCGAGCACCTGAACCGCGCGTCGGCGACGTTCATGCGCGACATCGCCGAGTTCGCGCCGGCCCGCGAGACCTACCAGGTCAACAGCCGGTTCGCGGCGCAGCGGATCCGCGCGTTCATCGACAAGGGTGTCGCCGACGGCGTCTTCCGCGACGTCCACGCCCGGCTCGTCGCCGAGATGACCGGGCTGATCGTCGAAGGCATCCAGACCGGCGTGCTCGCGCAGCGGACCGAGGTGTCCGACGCCGAAGCGTTCACCGCTCTGGGTGAGCTGCTGCTCGGCGGGTTGAACAAATAG
- a CDS encoding acyl-CoA dehydrogenase family protein yields the protein MPAERLLPDSDAEDLLALATEIARDELAPRAAEAEEAERFPREQFRLLGKSGLLGLPYAERWGGGDVPYEVYLQVLEEIAAAWMTVGVGLSVHTMSCYGLANWGTGEQRDRWLPDMLEGGLLGAYALSETQAGSDAAALTTRARLDGSDYVVNGTKAWITHAGVADFYTTMVRTSDDGGRGISCLLVDGATPGLSAAPRERKMGLTGSPTAQLIFDDATVSADRLIGDEGHGLKIALSSLSSGRLGIAACAVGLAQAALDEAVQYAKGRSQFGRPIIDFQGVEFLLADMAATVESSRATYLDAARRRDRGMPFQRQASIAKLVATDGAMKVTTDAVQVLGGAGYTRDFPVERYMREAKVPQIFEGTNQIQRMVIARELKASV from the coding sequence ATGCCCGCCGAACGCCTGCTGCCCGACTCGGACGCCGAGGACCTGCTCGCCCTGGCGACCGAGATCGCCCGCGACGAGCTGGCACCCCGCGCGGCCGAGGCCGAGGAGGCCGAGCGGTTCCCGCGCGAGCAGTTCCGGCTGCTCGGCAAGTCCGGGCTGCTGGGGCTGCCGTACGCGGAGCGCTGGGGTGGCGGCGACGTGCCGTACGAGGTGTACCTGCAGGTCCTGGAGGAGATCGCGGCCGCGTGGATGACGGTCGGCGTCGGGCTCTCGGTGCACACGATGTCCTGCTACGGCCTGGCCAACTGGGGCACCGGCGAGCAGCGCGACCGGTGGCTGCCGGACATGCTCGAAGGCGGTTTGCTCGGCGCGTACGCGCTGTCGGAGACCCAGGCGGGCTCGGACGCGGCCGCGTTGACGACCCGCGCGCGTCTCGACGGCTCGGACTACGTCGTCAACGGCACCAAGGCGTGGATCACCCACGCCGGCGTCGCGGACTTCTACACGACGATGGTCCGCACGAGCGACGACGGCGGCCGCGGCATCTCGTGCCTGCTGGTCGACGGCGCCACACCGGGCCTGTCGGCGGCGCCGCGCGAACGGAAGATGGGCCTCACCGGGTCCCCGACCGCCCAGCTGATCTTCGACGACGCCACGGTTTCGGCGGACCGCCTGATCGGCGACGAGGGCCACGGCTTGAAGATCGCCTTGTCGTCGTTGAGCTCCGGCCGGCTGGGCATCGCGGCGTGCGCGGTGGGCCTGGCCCAGGCGGCGCTGGACGAAGCGGTGCAGTACGCGAAGGGCCGCTCGCAGTTCGGCCGCCCGATCATCGACTTCCAGGGCGTCGAATTCCTGCTGGCCGACATGGCGGCCACGGTCGAGTCGTCGCGGGCGACGTACCTCGACGCGGCCCGGCGACGCGACCGCGGGATGCCGTTCCAGCGCCAGGCTTCGATCGCGAAGCTGGTCGCGACGGACGGCGCGATGAAGGTGACGACAGACGCCGTCCAGGTCCTCGGCGGGGCCGGGTACACACGGGACTTCCCGGTGGAGCGGTACATGCGCGAGGCGAAGGTGCCGCAGATCTTCGAAGGCACGAACCAGATCCAGCGGATGGTCATCGCCCGCGAACTGAAGGCCTCGGTGTAG
- a CDS encoding Uma2 family endonuclease, translated as MSGRLLSVEEYRALGETDRGFTELVEGRVVPSPGAGRRHNMAACRLAGQLERQLPRGLAFALGTDLDLQLAPHGEPGFSRRPDLLVFDRAAVARVGDLIRADEVAVVIEIVSPGSRRTDYRVKHDEYADAGIPHYWIIDIGEPVSLVACRGYQDAPAVTGTFATDVPFPVKLDLDALLS; from the coding sequence ATGTCCGGCCGTCTGCTGTCCGTCGAGGAGTACCGAGCGCTCGGGGAAACCGACCGTGGTTTCACCGAACTGGTGGAAGGCCGGGTGGTGCCGTCGCCCGGCGCCGGCCGGAGGCACAACATGGCCGCGTGCCGGCTGGCCGGACAGCTCGAACGGCAGTTGCCACGCGGTCTCGCCTTCGCCCTCGGCACCGACCTGGACCTGCAGCTGGCGCCGCACGGCGAGCCCGGCTTCTCCCGCCGCCCGGACCTGCTGGTCTTCGACCGAGCCGCGGTCGCCCGCGTCGGCGACCTGATCCGCGCCGACGAGGTGGCCGTGGTCATCGAAATCGTGTCGCCGGGCTCCCGGCGCACCGACTACCGCGTCAAGCACGACGAGTACGCCGATGCCGGGATCCCGCACTACTGGATCATCGACATCGGCGAGCCGGTCTCGCTCGTCGCCTGCCGCGGCTACCAAGACGCGCCCGCGGTCACCGGGACCTTCGCGACCGACGTCCCGTTCCCGGTCAAGCTCGACCTCGACGCCCTGCTGTCATGA
- a CDS encoding Uma2 family endonuclease translates to MTTVPHRLLTIDEYTALGETPAGYTELMEGRLITTPGPSPRIDKDHTMIRADEVAVVIEIVSPGSRRTDYRVKHDEYADAGIPHYWIIDLTEPVSLVACRGYQDAAAVTGTFATDVPFPVKLDLDALLS, encoded by the coding sequence GTGACCACAGTTCCCCATCGTTTGCTGACCATCGACGAGTACACAGCGCTGGGGGAAACCCCAGCTGGTTATACCGAACTCATGGAAGGCCGGCTGATAACGACGCCCGGCCCCAGCCCTCGTATCGACAAGGACCACACGATGATCCGCGCCGACGAGGTGGCCGTGGTCATCGAAATCGTGTCGCCGGGCTCGAGACGCACCGACTACCGGGTGAAGCACGACGAGTACGCCGACGCCGGGATCCCGCACTACTGGATCATCGACCTCACCGAGCCGGTCTCGCTCGTCGCCTGCCGCGGCTACCAGGACGCTGCCGCGGTCACCGGAACCTTCGCGACCGACGTCCCGTTCCCGGTCAAGCTCGACCTCGACGCCCTGCTGTCGTGA